Proteins encoded in a region of the Triticum urartu cultivar G1812 unplaced genomic scaffold, Tu2.1 TuUngrouped_contig_252, whole genome shotgun sequence genome:
- the LOC125526998 gene encoding uncharacterized protein LOC125526998 codes for MPDKSQWPESDHGFFMHPPLLKATAGRPKTERYKGCSDKKRKKGKHLCPICKEYGHHWHNCKKGNPDDIAAMLAIREPPKKRAKTSKTAQSIVPCEDGAPTRMLFPPPRLALIHFCQ; via the exons ATGCCTGACAAGAGCCAATGGCCTGAATCTGACCATGGATTTTTCATGCATCCACCACTACTTAAAGCTACAGCTGGAAGGCCTAAAACTGAGAGATATAAAGGTTGTAGTGacaagaaaagaaaaaagggCAAGCACTTATGTCCAATTTGTAAGGAATATGGGCATCATTGGCACAACTGTAAGAAGGGTAACCCTGATGACATTGCTGCAATGTTGGCTATTAG AGAACCACCAAAGAAGAGGGCAAAGACTAGCAAAACAGCCCAGTCCATTGTGCCTTGCGAGGATGGAGCACCAACAAGGATGCTTTTTCCACCACCAAGGTTAGCACTTATACACTTCTGCCAATGA
- the LOC125526997 gene encoding uncharacterized protein LOC125526997: MDPEKVVRMLIAYCDPSKEAYEPIAEDWTDVQADNNTKEADDNYLCNPIPENEHVGIDEEKMYLEKEPIPLKLVLFSGKEKDKTNVPEDESEDGSEEEPEVEEEELHEPDHAPNTEYDQQDPPMTVGSTYPNMDVFKLALFQHAVKRDFEYNTEKSTQHRLRAYCKRRDEDDCPWRIHASTTADRRTVMVIV, encoded by the coding sequence ATGGATCCAGAAAAGGTAGTGCGGATGTTGATTGCATACTGTGATCCCTCCAAAGAAGCATATGAGCCTATCGCCGAGGATTGGACAGATGTTCAAGCGGACAACAACACAAAAGAGGCCGATGATAATTATCTTTGCAACCCAATCCCGGAGAATGAGCATGTTGGTATTGATGAGGAGAAAATGTATTTGGAGAAAGAACCTATACCTCTAAAATTGGTTCTTTTTTCTGGTAAAGAGAAAGACAAAACCAATGTTCCTGAGGATGAGAGCGAGGATGGGAGCGAGGAGGAGCCTGAAGTAGAGGAGGAGGAGTTGCATGAGCCAGATCATGCCCCAAATACAGAGTATGACCAGCAAGACCCTCCGATGACTGTAGGATCCACATATCCCAATATGGATGTGTTTAAGTTGGCTCTTTTTCAGCATGCAGTCAAACGTGACTTTGAGTATAACACAGAGAAGAGCACACAACATAGGTTAAGGGCCTATTGTAAAAGAAGAGATGAAGATGATTGCCCATGGAGGATACATGCTTCTACAACAGCTGATAGGCGTACTGTAATGGTAATTGTCTAA